The following proteins come from a genomic window of Methanobacterium sp. Maddingley MBC34:
- a CDS encoding coenzyme F420-reducing hydrogenase, alpha subunit (PFAM: Nickel-dependent hydrogenase), with protein VADGKTQFYSCLVPTTWNIPTMGPATEGFHHEFGPHVIRAYDPCLSCATHMIVIDDEDRSILKNEMVRI; from the coding sequence GTTGCCGATGGAAAAACTCAGTTCTACAGTTGTCTGGTACCAACCACCTGGAACATACCCACTATGGGACCTGCCACCGAAGGATTCCACCATGAATTCGGACCTCACGTTATCCGAGCCTACGACCCATGTCTGTCCTGTGCGACTCACATGATCGTAATCGACGACGAAGACAGGAGCATTCTCAAAAACGAGATGGTCAGGATATAA
- a CDS encoding coenzyme F420-reducing hydrogenase delta subunit (PFAM: Hydrogenase maturation protease~TIGRFAM: coenzyme F420-reducing hydrogenase delta subunit (putative coenzyme F420 hydrogenase processing subunit).; hydrogenase maturation protease), which produces MPYSAEIIVVGCGNILFADDGFGPEVIKALGEYSKEKPLPENTMIIDAGTGGPHFIFSLPHEEWKKMIVVDVAEFGAEPGTIRKFSVDELPEGSYENIHSWPVNAPLHDLAEVCEVMVIGCQPEHISAPDVEMGLTKSVEDAIPEAIKMILKEIGVS; this is translated from the coding sequence ATGCCATACAGTGCAGAGATAATAGTGGTCGGATGCGGAAACATCCTTTTTGCGGATGACGGATTCGGACCAGAAGTGATAAAGGCACTTGGAGAATACTCCAAGGAAAAACCCCTGCCAGAGAATACTATGATAATAGATGCTGGTACCGGCGGCCCCCACTTTATCTTCAGTCTTCCTCATGAAGAATGGAAGAAGATGATCGTGGTGGATGTTGCAGAATTCGGAGCAGAACCAGGCACTATTCGAAAATTCAGTGTAGACGAATTACCAGAGGGGTCTTACGAAAATATACATTCTTGGCCAGTTAATGCGCCGTTACATGATTTGGCAGAAGTCTGCGAAGTTATGGTAATCGGATGCCAGCCAGAACATATCTCTGCCCCCGATGTAGAAATGGGGTTAACCAAAAGTGTGGAAGATGCCATTCCCGAGGCCATTAAAATGATATTAAAAGAAATAGGGGTTAGTTAA